In Nitrospirota bacterium, one DNA window encodes the following:
- a CDS encoding DUF1018 domain-containing protein, translating to MQITKAQIKIIHCLKGALKLSDEDYRSRVMGHSSGFDGSSLSLSYAEAAALTKDMEKEAVERGVWTKHTPESPLDRGDKKKKYDNLGHRPGMASPAQLRLIEFMWAQKSFLHDPAQRAQALRHYCFRITKRDDLTFLESRDASKLIKSIESMKKGGKSEINNSKIMCWLRDDLRPAPQPDLRDKGHDAMPGVRE from the coding sequence ATGCAGATCACAAAAGCTCAAATAAAAATAATCCATTGCCTCAAGGGCGCGCTGAAACTATCTGACGAAGACTATCGCTCCCGCGTGATGGGGCATAGCAGCGGCTTTGATGGATCATCCCTTAGCTTGTCCTATGCTGAAGCCGCCGCCCTCACAAAAGACATGGAGAAAGAGGCGGTTGAAAGAGGCGTGTGGACGAAACACACCCCTGAATCCCCTCTTGATAGAGGGGACAAAAAGAAAAAATACGACAACCTCGGTCATCGCCCCGGCATGGCCTCACCCGCACAGCTCCGGCTGATTGAATTTATGTGGGCGCAAAAGAGCTTTCTGCATGACCCTGCGCAGAGAGCGCAGGCCTTGCGGCATTACTGTTTCAGGATCACAAAAAGGGATGATCTGACATTTTTAGAATCACGAGACGCATCGAAGTTAATCAAATCAATCGAATCAATGAAAAAAGGAGGGAAGAGTGAAATTAACAACAGCAAGATTATGTGTTGGCTGCGAGACGATCTTCGACCAGCTCCGCAGCCTGATCTGCGGGATAAAGGACATGACGCAATGCCCGGAGTGCGGGAGTAA